The following coding sequences are from one Streptomyces sp. NBC_01294 window:
- a CDS encoding proline racemase family protein, with translation MRTRHVYHAVDSHTEGMPTRVITGGVGVIPGATMAEKRLHFIEHLDHVRTLLMYEPRGHSAMSGAILQPPTRPDADFGVLYIEVSGLLPMCGHGTIGVATVLVETGMVPVVEPVTTVRLDTPAGLVSVDVRVEDGAATAVTLTNVPSFSVGLELKADVPGFGPVTYDLAYGGNFYGFVELDALGLSFDRARKDDLLAAGLAVMDAINSSGDRPVHPENPSIAGVKHVYLAAPGSDAHRSRHAMAIHPGWFDRSPCGTGTSARMAQLHARGLLELDTDFVNESFIGTEFTGRLVGETTVGGLPAVVPTVTGRAWITGTAQYFLDPADPFPGGFLL, from the coding sequence ATGCGTACGCGCCACGTCTACCACGCGGTGGACTCGCACACCGAGGGGATGCCGACCCGGGTGATCACCGGGGGAGTCGGGGTGATCCCCGGCGCCACGATGGCAGAGAAGCGGCTCCACTTCATCGAGCACCTGGACCACGTCCGGACCCTGCTCATGTACGAGCCGCGCGGGCACTCCGCGATGAGCGGCGCGATCCTGCAGCCCCCCACCCGCCCCGACGCCGACTTCGGCGTCCTCTACATCGAGGTGTCGGGCCTGCTCCCCATGTGCGGGCACGGCACCATCGGGGTCGCCACCGTCCTCGTCGAGACCGGCATGGTGCCCGTCGTCGAGCCGGTCACCACCGTCCGGCTCGACACCCCGGCCGGGCTGGTGAGCGTCGACGTCCGGGTCGAGGACGGAGCGGCGACCGCCGTCACCCTCACCAACGTCCCCTCCTTCAGCGTCGGCCTCGAGCTCAAGGCCGACGTCCCCGGCTTCGGCCCGGTCACCTACGACCTGGCCTACGGCGGCAACTTCTACGGCTTCGTCGAACTGGACGCCCTCGGCCTGTCCTTCGACCGTGCCCGCAAGGACGACCTGCTCGCCGCCGGACTCGCGGTCATGGACGCGATCAACTCCTCCGGCGACCGCCCCGTCCACCCCGAGAACCCCTCCATCGCCGGCGTCAAGCACGTCTACCTCGCCGCCCCGGGCTCCGACGCCCACCGCTCCCGGCACGCCATGGCCATCCACCCCGGCTGGTTCGACCGCTCGCCCTGCGGTACGGGAACCAGCGCGCGGATGGCACAGCTGCACGCCCGCGGCCTGCTGGAGCTGGACACGGACTTCGTCAACGAGTCCTTCATCGGCACCGAGTTCACCGGCCGCCTCGTCGGCGAGACCACCGTCGGCGGACTCCCGGCCGTGGTCCCCACCGTCACCGGCCGGGCCTGGATCACCGGCACCGCCCAGTACTTCCTCGACCCGGCCGACCCCTTCCCCGGAGGCTTCCTCCTGTGA
- a CDS encoding dihydrodipicolinate synthase family protein encodes MTHAHTPAPRTRPWHGIMVATALPLREDLTVDYDAYAEHVAWLIANGCDGVVPNGSLGEYQTLTDEERARVVRTAVEAAGDGDRVMPGVAAYGSAEARRWAEQAAEAGAGSVLLLPPNAFRADEETVRAHYAEVARAGLPVVAYNNPYDTKVDLTPALLARLHADGSIVAVKEFSGDVRRAYEIAELAPGLDLLIGADDVLLELALAGAVGWIAGYPNALPQSCATLYRAAVAGDLDTALPLYKSLHSLLRWDSKTEFVQAIKLSMDLAGRPGGATRPPRFPLTGETEAAVRAATEKALAEGLN; translated from the coding sequence ATGACCCACGCGCACACCCCCGCGCCCCGCACCCGCCCCTGGCACGGAATCATGGTCGCCACCGCGCTCCCCCTGCGCGAGGACCTCACCGTCGACTACGACGCCTACGCCGAGCACGTGGCCTGGCTGATCGCCAACGGCTGCGACGGCGTGGTCCCCAACGGCTCCCTCGGGGAGTACCAGACCCTCACCGACGAGGAGCGGGCGCGCGTCGTCCGTACCGCCGTCGAGGCGGCCGGCGACGGCGACCGCGTCATGCCCGGCGTCGCCGCCTACGGCAGCGCCGAGGCCCGCCGCTGGGCCGAACAGGCCGCCGAGGCCGGTGCCGGCTCCGTACTCCTCCTGCCGCCCAACGCCTTCCGCGCCGACGAGGAGACCGTGCGCGCCCACTACGCCGAGGTCGCCCGCGCCGGGCTGCCCGTCGTCGCGTACAACAACCCGTACGACACCAAGGTGGACCTGACCCCGGCCCTCCTCGCCCGGCTGCACGCCGACGGCTCCATCGTCGCCGTCAAGGAGTTCAGCGGCGACGTGCGCCGCGCCTACGAGATCGCCGAGCTCGCCCCCGGCCTCGACCTGCTCATCGGCGCCGACGACGTCCTGCTCGAACTCGCCCTCGCCGGCGCCGTCGGCTGGATCGCCGGCTACCCCAACGCCCTGCCGCAGTCCTGTGCCACCCTCTACCGGGCCGCCGTCGCGGGCGACCTCGACACCGCCCTGCCCCTCTACAAGTCCCTGCACTCCCTGCTGCGCTGGGACTCCAAGACCGAGTTCGTCCAGGCCATCAAGCTCTCCATGGACCTGGCCGGCCGCCCCGGCGGCGCCACCCGCCCGCCGCGCTTCCCGCTCACCGGCGAGACCGAGGCCGCCGTCCGCGCCGCCACCGAGAAGGCCCTCGCCGAGGGCCTCAACTAA
- a CDS encoding FAD-dependent oxidoreductase: protein MPAAAPAAAAGRAPAAAAAPAPAAARAPDSDAAVDLAVVGAGPAGLAAAVTAAGLGLRVIVLDAGDRPGGQFYRHPAPGLGAARPGALHHGWDAFATREAALRAHESAGRITYLPRHHVWTVVPGGEPGAGPGPAAPATEWILHAVAGHAPEERAVRVTARAVLLATGAYERQLPFPGWTLPGVVGAGGAQAMLKSGLVLPGKRVVVAGSGPLLLAVAGSLAAAGAAVPAVVEAASYTAYAGRLPVLLRNPGKLAEAAVHGGALARHHVRLLTRHAVTEAHGTDRVEAVTVARLDRDWRPLPGTARRIPCDALAVGHGLVPQLELATGLGCATRRSSDGTVALVLDAEQRTSVPGLWSAGETGGIGGAQLALIEGELAAHSIAGAVHGAPGHAPRGRRVPRLTRDRARLRAFADAMAAAHRPGEGWTGWLRDDAVVCRCEEVPAGRIREAAEDLGARDARTVKLLTRAGMGWCQGRMCGPAVSALAGEEPAADRRPLSCPVPLRHLAELHTGDR, encoded by the coding sequence GTGCCTGCCGCCGCCCCGGCTGCCGCCGCCGGCCGTGCTCCGGCTGCCGCCGCCGCGCCTGCTCCCGCCGCCGCTCGCGCTCCTGACAGCGACGCCGCCGTCGACCTCGCCGTCGTCGGCGCGGGTCCGGCCGGGCTCGCGGCCGCCGTCACCGCCGCCGGCCTCGGCCTGCGCGTCATCGTCCTCGACGCCGGCGACCGTCCCGGCGGTCAGTTCTACCGCCATCCCGCCCCCGGCCTGGGCGCGGCCCGCCCCGGGGCCCTCCACCACGGCTGGGACGCGTTCGCGACACGCGAAGCCGCCCTGCGCGCCCACGAGTCGGCCGGCCGGATCACGTACCTCCCGCGCCACCACGTGTGGACGGTGGTCCCGGGCGGGGAGCCCGGGGCGGGCCCCGGGCCGGCCGCGCCCGCCACGGAGTGGATCCTGCACGCCGTCGCCGGCCACGCCCCCGAGGAACGGGCCGTACGCGTCACGGCCCGGGCCGTGCTCCTCGCCACCGGCGCCTACGAGCGGCAACTGCCCTTCCCCGGATGGACCCTGCCCGGGGTGGTCGGGGCCGGCGGGGCGCAGGCCATGCTCAAGAGCGGGCTGGTCCTGCCGGGCAAGCGGGTGGTCGTCGCGGGGAGCGGGCCGCTGTTGCTCGCCGTGGCCGGGTCCCTCGCCGCTGCCGGAGCCGCCGTGCCCGCCGTGGTGGAGGCCGCCTCCTACACCGCGTACGCGGGCCGGCTCCCCGTCCTGCTGCGCAACCCCGGCAAGCTCGCCGAGGCCGCCGTCCACGGCGGGGCGCTGGCCAGGCACCACGTCCGGCTCCTCACCCGGCACGCCGTCACCGAGGCCCACGGCACCGACCGCGTCGAGGCCGTCACCGTGGCCCGGCTCGACCGGGACTGGCGCCCGCTGCCCGGCACCGCCCGCCGCATCCCCTGCGACGCCCTCGCCGTCGGCCACGGGCTCGTGCCCCAGCTCGAACTCGCCACCGGCCTCGGCTGCGCCACCCGGCGCAGCTCCGACGGCACCGTCGCCCTCGTCCTCGACGCCGAGCAGCGGACCTCCGTCCCCGGCCTCTGGTCGGCGGGCGAGACCGGTGGCATCGGTGGCGCCCAACTGGCCCTGATCGAGGGCGAACTGGCCGCGCACTCCATCGCGGGTGCGGTGCACGGAGCACCGGGACACGCCCCGCGCGGCCGCCGAGTCCCCCGGCTGACCCGCGACCGCGCACGGCTGCGCGCCTTCGCCGACGCGATGGCCGCCGCGCACCGCCCCGGCGAGGGCTGGACCGGCTGGCTCCGCGACGACGCCGTCGTGTGCCGCTGCGAGGAGGTCCCGGCCGGCCGGATCCGCGAGGCCGCCGAGGACCTCGGCGCGCGGGACGCCCGCACCGTCAAACTCCTGACCCGGGCCGGCATGGGCTGGTGCCAGGGCCGGATGTGCGGCCCCGCCGTCTCCGCCCTCGCGGGCGAGGAGCCGGCGGCCGACCGGCGGCCGTTGTCCTGCCCGGTTCCGCTGCGCCACCTCGCCGAACTTCACACCGGCGACCGCTGA
- a CDS encoding (2Fe-2S)-binding protein: MRSPRSLVGGTPAAAYEITFDGRDLTALPGQSVAAVLWGAGILAWRTTREGGAPRGAFCGIGSCYDCLVTVNGSPNQRACLVPARPGDTVTTQEGTGHADLAV, encoded by the coding sequence ATGCGCAGCCCCCGCTCCCTGGTCGGCGGCACCCCGGCGGCCGCGTACGAGATCACCTTCGACGGGCGGGACTTGACCGCCCTGCCCGGCCAGAGCGTCGCCGCGGTGCTCTGGGGCGCCGGCATCCTCGCGTGGCGGACCACCCGCGAGGGCGGCGCCCCGCGCGGCGCCTTCTGCGGGATCGGCAGCTGCTACGACTGCCTCGTCACCGTCAACGGCAGCCCGAACCAGCGCGCCTGCCTGGTCCCGGCCCGGCCGGGGGACACCGTCACCACCCAGGAGGGAACCGGCCATGCCGACCTCGCCGTCTGA
- a CDS encoding NAD(P)/FAD-dependent oxidoreductase, with amino-acid sequence MLKRHSLDAVIIGAGVVGAACAYYAARAGLSVAVIDRGPVAGGTTGAGEGNLLVSDKEAGPELDLALLSTRLWTELAAVLPPEIEYESKGGLVVAPDETTVKALRGFADGQRAAGVEAVEVAADALHDLEPHLAPGLAGGFHYPQDAQVQPAQAAARLLAASGAEVYLGEEVTGLLLDRGAVRGVSTPRRELLAPAVVNAAGTWGGRVAGLAGVTLPVLPRRGFVLVTEPLPRVVRHKVYAADYIADVASGSAALQSSAVVEGTPSGPVLIGATRERVGFDRGLSTEALRRLASQAAALFPVLADVRVMRAYHGFRPYLPDHLPAIGPDQRRPGLLHACGHEGAGIGLAPATGLLIAAALTGAEPPLPAHPFRPDRFGTDADAGAADPSADPSADTPEEHS; translated from the coding sequence GTGCTCAAGAGACACTCCCTGGACGCCGTGATCATCGGCGCCGGCGTCGTCGGGGCGGCGTGCGCGTACTACGCGGCCCGCGCCGGACTCTCCGTGGCCGTGATCGACCGCGGACCCGTCGCGGGCGGCACGACCGGCGCCGGCGAAGGCAACCTGCTCGTCTCCGACAAGGAGGCCGGACCGGAACTCGACCTCGCCCTGCTGTCCACCCGGCTCTGGACCGAACTCGCCGCGGTCCTCCCGCCGGAGATCGAGTACGAGTCCAAGGGCGGGCTCGTCGTCGCCCCGGACGAGACCACCGTGAAGGCCCTGCGCGGCTTCGCGGACGGCCAGCGCGCGGCCGGGGTCGAGGCGGTCGAGGTGGCGGCGGACGCCCTGCACGACCTGGAGCCTCACCTGGCCCCCGGCCTCGCCGGCGGATTCCACTACCCGCAGGACGCCCAGGTCCAGCCGGCCCAGGCGGCGGCCCGGCTGCTCGCCGCCTCGGGGGCCGAGGTGTACCTCGGCGAGGAGGTGACCGGCCTGCTCCTGGACCGGGGTGCCGTACGAGGGGTCAGCACCCCGCGCCGCGAACTCCTGGCCCCGGCCGTGGTGAACGCGGCCGGAACCTGGGGCGGCCGTGTCGCCGGGCTGGCCGGGGTCACCCTGCCGGTCCTCCCGCGCCGCGGCTTCGTCCTGGTGACGGAGCCGCTGCCGAGGGTGGTCCGGCACAAGGTCTACGCCGCCGACTACATCGCCGACGTCGCCAGCGGATCCGCCGCCCTGCAGTCCTCGGCGGTGGTCGAGGGCACCCCGTCGGGCCCGGTCCTGATCGGCGCCACCCGGGAGCGGGTCGGCTTCGACCGCGGCCTGTCGACGGAGGCGCTGCGCCGCCTGGCCTCCCAGGCCGCGGCGCTCTTCCCCGTCCTGGCCGACGTCCGGGTCATGCGCGCCTACCACGGCTTCCGCCCCTACCTCCCCGACCACCTCCCGGCGATCGGCCCGGACCAGCGGCGCCCCGGGCTGCTGCACGCCTGCGGCCACGAGGGCGCGGGCATCGGTCTGGCCCCCGCCACCGGACTGCTGATCGCCGCCGCCCTGACGGGAGCCGAACCCCCGCTCCCCGCACACCCGTTCCGCCCGGACCGCTTCGGTACGGACGCGGACGCGGGCGCGGCCGACCCCTCCGCCGACCCCTCCGCCGACACCCCCGAGGAGCACTCCTGA
- a CDS encoding collagenase, which translates to MLKHRAVRSSLLASAVAVTLLATAGQATTQAAGTAAPAASTGALTAAPAAAAHGPTGNPFDEVDRFADAKDNTPAPAPAPGGQALAGQVPGAATAGAAPAQDLEKRGTAAKAAPTAKSVAAGVPCTLDGITNLGPEQFADFLADQAVLADGCLRGLIWTWDARLTPVMSDAHVQAVSRRISSLAAAHDGRNSSHLEEMFTYLHAVAYHDYSRTEIDVTDAPTVDAMRRAIADFAGAARTFDATPANARTLREALYAGSAPGLRHHQLGLIKKVLAAMDPAHPATHRDAGWAGAALAALSVNYLGVYPGNQDTAFHSAVAGDASYRATFKAFSTYTHLKDTANAWVVRDALSEYARFGEVNGLREPVVADLGALLEPVKAAFGNGSEPWAKIVSWLNYYEACKPYGVCKEDIEKQLFPYTYIYDNGAIKVRTGLDRATVDQLYYASKQVKAQYHRVLGTDQPLAGDPNATLNIVLYGSRADYVNYHPILTGYDTNNGGIYIENGATFYTYQRRVPQDSSLTLEELFRHEYTHYLNGRFAVPGFFGQGPWYESDRTTAMDEGTAEFFDGATRDNGIAVRKSLVKSIISDTAGGGPRMSVEQLLNATYDGDGFRFYSYAGTFFEFLWTEKPSQLREMYTHLRANDVEAYDAWRHRMGADTYLQRDYDRFLDAQIAKVDQLFVPNTTFTPNDQLRDSALASVKSTFATATYNTPDCVENGEPGKRRFTCTGRITANLKNWRSDDQNFKDMSETVDYFILDRAGAASSNLADMNCSFGPLEIWTNNKAGTSSYSCEGPLRG; encoded by the coding sequence GTGCTCAAGCACAGAGCTGTGCGCTCTTCCCTTCTCGCCTCCGCCGTAGCCGTGACCCTCCTCGCCACCGCGGGACAGGCCACCACCCAGGCCGCCGGGACCGCGGCCCCGGCCGCCTCCACCGGGGCCCTGACCGCCGCCCCGGCCGCCGCCGCCCACGGCCCCACGGGGAACCCCTTCGACGAGGTCGACCGCTTCGCCGACGCCAAGGACAACACCCCGGCGCCCGCCCCGGCCCCCGGCGGACAGGCTCTCGCCGGGCAGGTCCCCGGCGCGGCGACGGCCGGCGCCGCGCCCGCCCAGGACCTCGAGAAGCGCGGCACGGCGGCCAAGGCGGCCCCCACCGCGAAGAGCGTCGCCGCAGGCGTCCCCTGCACCCTCGACGGGATCACGAACCTCGGTCCGGAGCAGTTCGCCGACTTCCTCGCCGACCAGGCCGTCCTCGCCGACGGCTGCCTGCGCGGCCTCATCTGGACCTGGGACGCCCGCCTGACCCCGGTCATGTCGGACGCGCACGTCCAGGCCGTCTCCCGCCGGATATCCAGCCTGGCCGCCGCCCACGACGGCCGTAACTCCTCCCACCTGGAGGAGATGTTCACGTACCTGCACGCGGTCGCCTACCACGACTACTCGCGCACCGAGATCGACGTCACCGACGCCCCCACCGTCGACGCCATGCGCCGGGCCATCGCCGACTTCGCGGGCGCCGCCCGCACCTTCGACGCGACGCCCGCCAACGCCCGCACCCTGCGCGAGGCCCTCTACGCCGGCAGCGCCCCCGGCCTGCGCCACCACCAGCTCGGCCTCATCAAGAAGGTCCTGGCCGCCATGGACCCGGCCCACCCGGCCACCCACCGCGACGCCGGCTGGGCGGGCGCCGCGCTGGCCGCCCTCTCCGTCAACTACCTGGGCGTCTACCCGGGCAACCAGGACACGGCCTTCCACTCGGCCGTGGCGGGCGACGCCTCCTACCGCGCCACCTTCAAGGCCTTCTCCACGTACACGCACCTCAAGGACACGGCGAACGCCTGGGTGGTGCGCGACGCCCTCAGCGAGTACGCCCGCTTCGGCGAGGTCAACGGTCTCAGGGAGCCGGTCGTCGCCGACCTCGGCGCCCTGCTGGAGCCCGTCAAGGCCGCGTTCGGCAACGGCAGCGAGCCGTGGGCCAAGATCGTCTCCTGGCTCAACTACTACGAGGCCTGCAAGCCGTACGGCGTGTGCAAGGAGGACATCGAGAAGCAGCTCTTCCCGTACACCTACATCTACGACAACGGCGCCATCAAGGTCCGCACCGGCCTGGACCGGGCCACCGTCGACCAGCTCTACTACGCGAGCAAGCAGGTCAAGGCCCAGTACCACCGCGTGCTCGGCACCGACCAGCCGCTCGCGGGCGACCCCAACGCGACGCTGAACATCGTGCTCTACGGCTCCCGCGCCGACTACGTGAACTACCACCCGATCCTGACCGGGTACGACACCAACAACGGCGGCATCTACATCGAGAACGGCGCGACCTTCTACACCTACCAGCGCCGCGTCCCGCAGGACTCCTCCCTCACCCTCGAGGAGCTCTTCCGCCACGAGTACACGCACTACCTCAACGGCCGCTTCGCCGTCCCCGGCTTCTTCGGCCAGGGCCCCTGGTACGAGAGCGACCGCACGACAGCCATGGACGAGGGCACGGCCGAGTTCTTCGACGGCGCCACCCGCGACAACGGCATCGCCGTCCGCAAGTCCCTCGTCAAGAGCATCATCAGCGACACGGCCGGCGGCGGCCCGCGCATGAGCGTCGAGCAGCTGCTGAACGCCACCTACGACGGCGACGGCTTCCGCTTCTACAGCTACGCCGGCACGTTCTTCGAGTTCCTGTGGACCGAGAAGCCCTCGCAGCTGCGCGAGATGTACACGCACCTGCGGGCGAACGACGTCGAGGCGTACGACGCCTGGCGCCACCGGATGGGAGCGGACACCTACCTGCAGCGCGACTACGACCGCTTCCTGGACGCGCAGATCGCCAAGGTCGACCAGCTCTTCGTGCCGAACACCACCTTCACGCCGAACGACCAGCTGCGCGACTCCGCGCTCGCGTCGGTGAAGTCGACCTTCGCGACGGCCACCTACAACACCCCGGACTGCGTGGAGAACGGCGAGCCCGGCAAGCGCAGGTTCACCTGTACCGGCCGGATCACCGCGAACCTGAAGAACTGGCGCAGCGACGACCAGAACTTCAAGGACATGTCGGAAACGGTCGACTACTTCATCCTCGACCGGGCGGGCGCGGCCTCCAGCAACCTCGCCGACATGAACTGCTCCTTCGGCCCGCTGGAGATCTGGACCAACAACAAGGCGGGAACGTCGAGTTACAGCTGTGAGGGCCCCCTGCGCGGCTGA
- a CDS encoding aminopeptidase P family protein: MADASARLNTGSHDRPVSPELSRYMAGDWAASPLPDTARVPGHAVTPARRARLSARFPGERLIVPAGELKVRSNDCDHRFRPHSAYAWLTGLTGEDQAGHVLVMEPSGPHAHEAVLYLRPRSPRAEGDGEFYRDRRYGEFWVGRRPDLAEAERLTGIRCAHLDGLGSAAGRNAASDAELACALAELRLVKDAWEVEQLQLAVDHTAAGFEDVVRALPRALAHPRGERWIEGVFGLRARAEGNGTGYETIAASGAHACTLHWIRNDGRLNGDDLLLLDAGVETDTLYTADITRTLPLSGRFSPVQRQVYELVLAAQEAGIAALRPGASFGDFHRAGMRVIAEGLAEWGVLKDAEGDLHRRYTLCSSGHMLGLDVHDCAKARAETYLDGILEEGQVLTVEPGLYLQPDDETLPAELRGIGVRIEDDLVITADGARLMSGALPRTVAGIEEWMGRLLEG, translated from the coding sequence GTGGCCGATGCCTCCGCCCGCCTCAACACGGGCAGTCACGACCGCCCGGTGTCCCCCGAGTTGTCCCGGTACATGGCGGGCGATTGGGCCGCGTCCCCCCTGCCCGACACGGCGCGCGTCCCCGGCCACGCGGTGACCCCGGCCCGCCGGGCACGGCTCTCGGCCCGCTTCCCGGGAGAGCGTCTGATCGTCCCGGCCGGCGAGCTGAAGGTCCGCTCCAACGACTGCGACCACCGCTTCCGCCCGCACAGTGCGTACGCCTGGCTGACGGGCCTCACGGGTGAGGACCAGGCCGGCCACGTCCTGGTCATGGAGCCGTCGGGCCCGCACGCCCACGAGGCGGTGCTGTACCTGCGGCCGCGCTCGCCGCGGGCGGAGGGCGACGGGGAGTTCTACCGGGACCGCCGGTACGGGGAGTTCTGGGTGGGCCGCCGGCCGGACCTGGCGGAGGCGGAACGCCTCACCGGCATCCGCTGCGCACACCTGGACGGGCTCGGATCAGCGGCAGGCCGCAACGCCGCCTCCGACGCGGAACTCGCCTGCGCGCTCGCGGAGTTGCGCCTGGTGAAGGACGCCTGGGAGGTCGAGCAGCTCCAACTGGCCGTCGACCACACGGCGGCGGGCTTCGAGGACGTCGTACGGGCCCTGCCGCGCGCCCTGGCGCACCCGCGCGGGGAGCGGTGGATCGAGGGCGTCTTCGGCCTGCGCGCCCGCGCCGAGGGCAACGGCACCGGGTACGAGACGATCGCGGCGTCGGGCGCCCACGCGTGCACCCTGCACTGGATCCGCAACGACGGCCGGCTGAACGGGGACGACCTGCTCCTGCTGGACGCGGGCGTGGAGACGGACACCCTCTACACGGCGGACATCACCCGCACCCTCCCGCTGTCGGGCCGCTTCTCCCCCGTCCAGCGGCAGGTGTACGAGCTGGTCCTCGCCGCCCAGGAGGCGGGCATCGCGGCGCTGCGCCCGGGGGCGAGCTTCGGGGACTTCCACCGGGCCGGGATGCGGGTGATCGCGGAGGGCCTGGCGGAGTGGGGCGTCCTGAAGGACGCGGAGGGCGACCTGCACCGGCGCTACACGCTGTGCAGCAGCGGCCACATGCTCGGGCTGGACGTGCACGACTGCGCGAAGGCGCGGGCGGAGACGTACCTGGACGGAATCCTGGAGGAGGGCCAGGTCCTGACGGTGGAGCCGGGCCTGTACCTGCAGCCCGACGACGAGACCCTCCCGGCGGAGCTGCGGGGCATCGGCGTCCGCATCGAGGACGACCTGGTCATCACGGCGGACGGCGCACGCCTGATGTCGGGCGCGCTGCCGCGCACGGTCGCCGGCATCGAGGAGTGGATGGGCCGGCTGCTGGAGGGCTAG
- a CDS encoding tetratricopeptide repeat protein codes for MRWRRKRGEPEREPYRATATPSPGEERPEASPAGLEGAAAAGDPDAMYDLGVLLADHGDTEGARGCYRRAAEAGHLGAMGDLGCLLLTEQDVEGAGAWFRRAAEAGDPGAMSNLGAVLADRGDTEEAHAWWLRAATQGHSTAMCNLGVLLARQGDSAGARLWYGQAADAGNTDAMHHLGSLLEEQGDAEAAETWYERAGLTGHPVALFKRGVLRYQGGDADGARVCWELAADRGDAPSMFNLGALDNEQGDAEGAIAWFVRAAEAGGTDAMRLLGSLLEDEGDAEGARFWYERAEEAGDPGHEQPGEG; via the coding sequence ATGCGATGGCGAAGGAAGCGCGGGGAGCCCGAGCGGGAGCCGTACCGGGCGACGGCGACGCCCTCGCCGGGCGAAGAGCGTCCCGAGGCGAGCCCGGCCGGGCTGGAAGGTGCCGCCGCGGCCGGCGACCCGGATGCCATGTACGACCTCGGCGTCCTGCTGGCCGATCACGGGGACACCGAGGGGGCCCGCGGCTGCTACCGGCGTGCCGCCGAAGCCGGTCACCTCGGCGCCATGGGTGACCTGGGTTGCCTGCTGTTGACGGAGCAGGACGTCGAGGGAGCCGGCGCCTGGTTCCGGCGTGCCGCCGAGGCCGGCGACCCCGGTGCCATGAGCAACCTCGGCGCCGTGCTGGCGGACCGGGGGGATACCGAGGAAGCCCACGCCTGGTGGCTGCGTGCCGCGACGCAGGGGCACTCCACCGCCATGTGCAACCTCGGCGTCCTGCTGGCCCGGCAAGGGGACTCCGCGGGAGCCCGCCTCTGGTACGGGCAGGCCGCCGACGCGGGCAACACCGACGCCATGCACCACCTCGGCTCCCTGCTGGAAGAGCAGGGGGACGCGGAGGCAGCCGAGACCTGGTACGAGCGGGCCGGCCTGACGGGCCACCCCGTCGCCTTGTTCAAACGCGGGGTCCTGCGCTACCAGGGGGGCGATGCCGACGGCGCCCGCGTGTGCTGGGAGCTCGCCGCCGACCGCGGCGACGCGCCCTCCATGTTCAATCTCGGCGCCCTGGACAACGAGCAAGGGGATGCCGAGGGGGCGATCGCGTGGTTCGTGCGGGCCGCGGAGGCCGGCGGGACCGACGCCATGCGCCTCCTCGGCTCCCTGCTGGAAGACGAGGGGGACGCCGAGGGAGCTCGATTCTGGTACGAGCGCGCCGAAGAGGCCGGCGACCCGGGGCACGAGCAACCCGGTGAAGGATGA
- a CDS encoding LysR family transcriptional regulator, which translates to MDVDLRDLELLDATAEAGSLTAAAERLYVSQPALSQRLTRLEARLGMPLFDRKGRRLVPNAAGRRLLVAARHVLGELASASRDLRELRDGRDRRVRFTAQCSTTFPWLPPVLRAFREREPDIDVRIETVPDDAPIPALLADLVDVALVTKPDLQMDRVSLTRLFEDEMVAVVPAGHPWASRAHLTARDFDGADLVLYDFYDQKRIPSMPLPIPAGARPARITTMPVVTDLVVEMVAGGQGVTVLPNWVAAPYAASHDLALVRIGARPLTRTWFCATRTGPRPPHLEAFVEELTSRLKAPASRNRTRPAPDGSAGGPPAGPPARPHGMRPADPWCGL; encoded by the coding sequence ATGGATGTGGACCTGCGTGACCTGGAACTCCTGGACGCCACCGCCGAGGCCGGCTCGCTGACCGCGGCCGCCGAGCGGCTCTACGTGAGCCAGCCCGCGCTCAGCCAGCGGCTCACCCGGCTGGAGGCCCGCCTGGGCATGCCCCTCTTCGACCGCAAGGGCCGCCGCCTGGTCCCCAACGCCGCGGGCCGCCGCCTGCTGGTCGCGGCCCGCCACGTCCTCGGCGAACTGGCATCGGCCTCCCGGGACCTGCGGGAGCTGCGCGACGGGCGCGACCGGCGGGTCCGCTTCACCGCGCAGTGCAGCACGACCTTCCCCTGGCTGCCGCCGGTGCTCCGCGCCTTCCGCGAGCGCGAGCCGGACATCGACGTGCGCATCGAGACCGTCCCCGACGACGCGCCGATCCCGGCGCTGCTCGCCGACCTGGTCGACGTCGCCCTGGTCACCAAGCCGGACCTGCAGATGGACCGGGTGTCGCTGACCAGGCTGTTCGAGGACGAGATGGTGGCCGTGGTGCCCGCCGGGCACCCGTGGGCCTCGCGCGCGCACCTGACCGCCCGTGACTTCGACGGCGCCGACCTGGTCCTCTACGACTTCTACGACCAGAAGCGCATCCCGTCGATGCCGCTGCCGATCCCCGCCGGGGCCCGCCCGGCCCGGATCACCACCATGCCGGTGGTGACCGACCTGGTGGTCGAGATGGTGGCGGGCGGCCAGGGCGTGACGGTGCTGCCCAACTGGGTGGCCGCCCCGTACGCGGCCTCGCACGACCTCGCCCTCGTCCGCATCGGCGCACGGCCGCTGACCCGCACCTGGTTCTGCGCCACCCGGACCGGACCGCGCCCGCCCCATCTGGAGGCGTTCGTCGAGGAGCTCACGTCCCGGCTCAAGGCCCCCGCGTCGCGGAACAGGACGCGCCCGGCACCTGACGGGTCGGCCGGCGGCCCACCGGCAGGTCCGCCGGCGCGTCCGCACGGGATGCGGCCCGCCGATCCCTGGTGTGGACTCTGA